The genomic segment CACCAGCGGCAAGCTCGTGAACGTCAACAGGGCCAGAAAGCCGGCGGTAACCAACAGCACTTCGGGGCGCGAGAACAGTTGCCGCACGAATTGCGCCGGCAGATCGGTCTCTTCGCTGGAGCGCGTCACCAACAGCGCCGCGGCCAAGGAAATCAAAAGGGCGGGCACCTGCGTAACCAGGCCGTCGCCGATCGTCAGCCGCGTGAAGATCGACGCGGCATTGGCCAGGTTCATGCCCGATTCGACCACGCCGACGAACAAACCGCCCACGATGTTGACCAGAATGATAACGATGCCGGCGATCGCGTCGCCGCGAACGAACTTGCTGGCACCATCCATGGCGCCGAAGAAATCGGCCTGGCGCGTGACGTCCGCGCGGCGCCGCTGGGCTTGCTTTTGGTCGATCACGCCCGCGTTCAGATCGGCATCGATGGCCATCTGTCTTCCGGGCATGCCGTCGAGGGCAAAGCGGGCGGCCACTTCGCTGATGCGCGCGGCTCCCTTGGTGATGACGACGAACTGGATGACGATGATGATCAAGAAGATGATCAGCCCGACCACCAGGCGGTCGCCGGCCACGAACTCGCCGAAGGTGCGCACGACGCCGCCGGCGGCATCCAGGCCGTCGACGTCGGCGCGCGTCAGAATCAGGCGCGTGGTGGCGATGTTCAAAACCAGCCGGCCGAGGGTGGTGGCCAAGAGGAGCGAAGGAAAGACGCTGAACTCCAGCGGCGATCGCACGTAGACCGTCGTAAGCAACAGGACGACGGCGACCGCGATATTGGCCGACAGCAGCAAATCCATCAGTGCCGCTGGCATGGGAACGAGGATCACCAGCAAGCTGGCCATCAGGCCAGCCGGCAAGACCAGCGTCGTGAGGCGCGCAAGCACACGATCGGTGCCCACGCCTGGAGGTGATCCAGGTGACACGGATTTGTCCCGCGGTCGCAGGGATAGAAAGAAACGCAAAAACGGTAGAAGTGAGGGGGGGACATTAGACAAAAGCCCGGGGAGTGTCCAGGGCGATTTAACAATCGCCGGCAAGCGTGAAGGAGCGCGCGTGACGCATGCCTTGGAATTCGCAACTATCTGCCTCCAAGAAGGTTACCGCCCCACGATGGCCGGCACGGTCCTTGCTGGTTCTCGCTCTGGAACGTTACGATAGGGCCCGTGCCGTCCGTGTTCTTGGACACATCGACTTGCTAGGGGCCGGTCGCCCCCCAGCCCGGACGGCGATCCAGCGTGCTCGTCAGCGATATCTCATGACGCAATCCCCTGCCAGCGATCCCCAGCCGCCTAAGAAGCCCGCCAAAGCGCGCGACTGGATGCCGATGTTCTGGGACGGGATGAACTTTCCGGCTTGGACCCGGCTGCTCATCAAGAACCGCTTTCGCCTGGGCTGGCAGTGGTGGTACATGCTGCCGATGGTCACCGCATTCAGCCTGTTTCACTCGGCTTACCGCGCGTGGCAGTGGATCCTGGTGAATTGGTGGATCAAGGAGAAGTTCGAGTACCAGCCATTGTTCATCCTGGGGCATTGGCGCTCGGGCACGACGCTCTTGCACGAGCTGTTGGTGCTCGACAAGCGGCACACGTACCCGACGACCTATGAGTGCTTCGCGCCGAATCACTTCGTGATCACCGAATCGCTGGGGACCAAGCTGCTGGCATACATGGTGCCCACGCGACGGCCCATGGATAACATGGCCGCCGGCTGGCAGCGTCCGCAGGAAGACGAATTCGCGCTGTGCAACCTGGGCTTACCATCTCCGTACCTGACGATCGCCTTTCCCAACGAGCCGCCGCAGGATCAGGAGTATTGGACGCTCGAGCACGTCCCCCGCGCCGACGTCGAGCGCTGGAAGCGCGTCTTTCGCCGCTTCTTGCAGTACATCAACGTGCGCACCAAGACGCCGCAGCGCATCGTCTTGAAATCGCCGCCACATACCGGCCGGGTGAAGGTGCTGCTGGAGATGTTCCCGGACGCGAAGTTCGTTCACATCGTGCGCGATCCGTTCGTGATCTTTCCCTCGACCGTGCACCTGTGGAAAACGCTCTATTCGACCCAAGGAATGCAGAAGGCGCGCTTCGAAGGATTGGAAGAATACGTGCTGGCGAATCTCACGCGCATGTACGAACGGTTCGAGATCGATCGCGAATTGATTCCCCAGGGCAATTTCTGCGAGCTGCGCTACGAGACGCTGGTGGCCGATCCGGTGGCCGGCATCAAGGAAGTCTACGAAAAGCTGGGCCTGGGAGGGTTCGACCAGGTGCTGCCGGCCTTGCAGGACTACGTAGCCTCGACCAAGGGTTACGAAACGAACAAGTACCGCGACCTGGCTCCGGAGCTGCGCGAAGCTATTTCTCAGCGGTGGCGTGGTTATATTGAAAAATATGGTTACGCGCGCGACATCGCCGCCGGCGCGCCGCGATAGCTGCCCAGCGCCGAGCAAGCTCGGCGGCTAAATGTGTGTGAGAATCGCCACGGTTGAATCGCCTGCCTATGTCGCCTCGCGCCAAACCTCCGGAGCCGCGTTGGCTGTTGCGCCGCGCTGATCAGGCCGTCGTAGCCGGGCTGGTGGCCGTGGCGCTCGTGGCGATGGGTCTGTGGTGGGCCGGCCAGGGAGGGCTGAGGGGCCGGCTGGTCGAGTTCGAACGGCTCCCGGCGCGCACGGCACAGTTCCAGGTCGATATAAATTCCGCGGCCTGGCCCGAGCTCTCGCAGTTGCCCGGCATCGGCGAGGCGTTGGCGCGGCGGATCGTCGAATCGCGCGAGCAGGAAGGCCCTTTCGCCGATCACCAGGAGCTGCGCCGCGTGCGCGGCATCGGCCCGCGCACCTTGGAGCGCATTACGCCGTTTCTGCGTCCGATGCCGGAGACGGCCAACGTCGCTGGGCCGTAACGCATCGGGATACTGCGGGCGCTTGGCACGACCTGACAGGGTTGCGACCGCGACGAGGGGGCGTTACTGTCAAAGACTCGCGCATGCGCCCCGCGAATTCGACGTTGGTTCGATCCCTCCCTTTGATCGTCGACAGGCATCGGCGCCGAATCACTTCATGGATCACTTGCCGACCAGTGCCGACGCGCCCCATGACGAGCTGATTCGCGATTTTGGTCTGGCCAAGGCCACGGCCTTGAACATGTCGAACATGATCGGCATCGGGCCGTTCATCACGATGAATCTCATCCTGGGGGCGATGGGAGGCCCGCAGGCCATTCTCGGTTGGATCGTCGGCGTCCTTCTGGCCATCTGCGACGGCATGGTATGGAGCGAGCTGTCGGCGGCCATGCCTGGCTCCGGCGGTAGCTACTTGTATCTCCGCGAGTGCTTCGGCCGCGAGCGGTGGGGTCGCTTCATGGCCTTCATGTTCATCTGGCAGTTCCTGCTCAGCGGGCCGTTGGAAATCGCCAGTGGCGCCATCGGCCTGAGCAAGTACGCCGCCTATCCGCTGGTCCACTTCGGCTGGGTCGAAGGGGCTCGTCCGAATGACGATGCGCTCGGCAGCGACGAAGAGTCGGCCGCCGCGATCGAGGCCGGCGTGCCCGAGGCCTGGAGCAGCAAAGCCATCGCCGAACGGGCGATCGCCTTCGGCGTCTCGGCAGTGGCGGTCATGCTCCTCTATCGCCGCATCACCGCCATCGGGCGCCTGACGCTGTTTCTATGGCTCGCCATGCTCGGCACCGTGCTGTTCATGATCGTCAGCGGCTTGATGCACTTCGACAAGAACCTGATCGTTCCGTTTCCCGAAAATGCCTTTCACGTGGACGGCAAGTTCCTGTTCGGACTGGGGACGGCGATGGGAATCGCCATGTACGACTACCTGGGGTATTACGACGTTTGCTACATCGGCGACGAGGTGCAGCATCCGGAAAAGAACATTCCACGATCGATCATGATCTCGGTCGTGGCCGTGGCCGTGATCTACATGACGATGAACATCAGCTTCATCGGCGTTATTCCCTGGCAGGAAGTAGGCGACACCGTCGCGACGACGTTCGTCGAGAAACTCTATGGACCAGGCGCCGCCTGCCTGATCACGCTGTTCGTCGCGCTCACGGCCTTCGCGTCGATCTTCGCCATGTTCCTGGGCTACTCGCGGATTCCGTACGCTGCCGCGCGCGACGGAACGTTCTTTTCCTACTTCGATCACTTACACCCGAAGCAGAAATTCCCGGATCGATCGCTGCTGGTGGTGGGAGTCATCACCATGCTCGCCAGCCTGTGGACGCTCGAAGACGTGATCAACGCCATCCTTGCCTGCCGTATCCTCGTGCAGTTCGTCGGACAGAATGCGGGACTGATGCACTATCGACGGACGCATTCCCAGCGCGCGATGCCCTTTCGCATGTGGCTCTATCCCTTGCCGTGCTGGATCGCCTTCGCCGGCTGGATGTTTATCTTTGGATCGAAGCTCGTCGGGCAGATCGCGAATCCCTGGTACAAGCAGGAAGCGCTCCTCGGTTTGCTCGTGATCGCGGCCGGTGCTGGGATCTTCCTGGTGTGGAGCGCGCGGGCACGTCAGTGGCCGTTCACACGAAGCCAGACGTGAAATGACCCGCGGGTCACGTCCGCCGGTGTGTCGAGGGGGGACAAAGTTACCAGGGCAACCATCCTTTGCACCCACGTAAATGCCTACCGCTTCTCTGTTTATTTCAATGTCCCGCGGCCGGAGCCGACCGCAATCCGAGGGGGGTCAAAAGGGGGGGCTGCGGATGCTATACTTGTCGAGAGGTCAGCTTGCGACGGATCGCCATCGCCCGCGGAGGGGGATCAATCTCCCAGACGGTAGGTGGAGCCAGTGGTTCGGGGTGGCTTGGCTGATTGGTTTTTGACCACTGACTCACCCGCGGGAATCTGGTTCACATGTCCATCCGACTGTTGATTGCCGACGACCATCTTGTCGTCCGCACCGGGTTGAAAAGCCTGGTAGCCACTACCGACATCGAAATCGTGGGGGAAGCATCCACCGGCGGTGAATGCGTCCGTCTCGTCCAAGAACTAAACCCGGACGTCGTGCTCTTGGACATCCGCATGCCGGACGGCGACGGGCTGAACGCGTTGAGCCGTCTGAAGCTCGATCGGCCGCAAATGCCGGTGCTGGTCTTTTCGACCTATGACAATCCGACATATGTCGCCCGTGCCGTGGCACTGGGCGCCAATGGCTACGTGTCGAAGGGAGCGACCAAGGACGAGCTACTGCTGGCCATTCATACCGTGGCCCGCGGCGAAAACGCCTGGACGCGCGATGAGCTGCGTCGCGTGACCGGCGCCCTGGCCACGCCGCGCTTGGCATCGGATATCGACGTGCCGCTGACGCAGCGCGAAAGCGAAGTGCTGCGGCAGCTCAGCTACGGACTGACGAACAAGGAAATCGCGCAATCGCTGCAGATCAGCTACGAGACGGTGAAGGAGCACGTGCAGCACATCCTGCGCAAGCTTGGCGTCTCGGACCGTACGCAAGCCGCCGTGTGGGCGGTGCGCAAGGGGCTGGTCTAGGCAAGGCGGTTTCTTCGGTCGCGTCACGTTCTGAAGCCGGGGTCCGCGACGTCGGGTGCAATCGATCGGGGGTGGCGCGGACAACTTGCTTGTCCGTGCTGCGAAGTTAGCGAAAACCTTGTCGTGGTTTACGCTGAAGCGCCTGCGGCGCCCTGACAACGAGTTGTCAGGGCCACCCACGCGGTAGCAACAGGCCAGGCACAGGCTTGCAAACTGCGGCGACGTGGTGATTCGCCGCTAAGCGCCTGTGCGCTGAAGCTCTCGCTCGGCCGCGTCTTCTTCTGCCGCTTCGCGCATCCACTTCTGCAAACGTTCGGCGTCGGCGGCCACGGTGCGCGTGCCGAGGAAGAGGACGACCGCTAGTACGAGGTTCACCAGCGGCATCACGTACATTGCCTGATGAATGCCCTGGCCGGCAAATGGGGCAAGAGCATCGAAAATCTCGACCTTCGTCTTGCCGGCCAGCGAGACGCCGGCATCGAGCGCCGCTTGCGTCGTGAAATGTTGGCTGAGCTTGCCGAAGCCCACCGGGCCTAGCGCCCCGCCGAGAGCGTACATGGCGCAGAAATAGAGGGCCATGGCCGTTCCGCGCAGCGACGGTTCGATGACGTCCTGCACCGTCGAATAGACGGTTGAATAATACGTGTACATCAGCCCGCAGCCAAAACCGAACAGGACACTGAAGAGCAGCACCTGGCCGGTGGGCTGCTCGAGCGCGAAGTAGATCAAAGGCACGCTCAGCCCAAGCGCGGTCGCGGCCACGAGCAATCGACCGTTGATGCGGGTCTTGTACAGGCGGTCGCCGAGCCAGCCGCCAAGAAACAATCCTGGCACACCGACCAGTCCGTAGACGACCGTTGCCACATTTCCGGCGCTAGCTTTATCCAATTCGTGGTAACGGACGAGAAACGATTTGAGGAATCCGCCAATGGCGTACATGTTGAAATTGTGCAGGGCGCCGGAGGCGATGATCCAGCACATGGTCGGGATGCTAAGCACGAGCCAGTAGGGCGAACCTTCGCGGCGGCGCGTGCTGACGGCGTGCTCTTCGGCTTGTCCGCGCACCGGCTCCGTGATCATGAGCGCGGCCGCGGCGCACAGCAAGCCCGGGATGAAAGCGACGAAGAAGGCCGATTGCCAGCCGTAATTGGCGGCCATGTATCCACTGACGGCAAAACTGGCGGCGTTCCCCAGCGGCAGGCCGAGCATAAAAAAGCCCATGGCTTTGGCGCGGCGGTTGGCCGGGAACAGGTCGCCAATCAGCGAAGAAGAGGCCGGCGCGCACGTTGCCTCGCCGACGCCCACGGCGAGGCGCAGCACGACCATTTGCCAGAAATTTCGCGCCAGTCCGCAAGCCGCGGTCAACAGGCTCCAGAAGAACACGCCGACCGTCAGAATGCGCGAGCGGTTGCCACGATCGGCAATGCGGCCCAGCGGGATACCGATCGCCGCGTAAAGCAGGATGAATGCGGTGCCGAGATTGCCGAGATCGGTGTCGCTGATTTTCCAAGCATCACGAATGTCCTCGCCGACGGCTCCGATGATGAGCCGGTCGAAGAAGTTCATCATGTTGATGGCGAACAGGACGCAAAGCGCGAAGATGGGCCCGGTGCGTGGTTTCATGTGCGCGGCCCCCCGGCCGTGGCGATCAAAAAGAGAACTCGGCTGGCAAAACGCCGCCGCGATCGCGTGCCCGAATCACCCTGAACGCGTCCGCTGCTGCGAGCAGCGCATTTTGTGGCGGCGCAGGGGGGCCGTCAAGAAAAAAATGGCGCCCGGTGTCCTTGGCTACGGAGCAGCGAATCCCTGCGGATGCGTGCTGTGCCAGCGCCAGGCGGTCTCGACGATTTGTTCCAGCTCCGGATAGCGCGGCTGCCAGTCGAGCACGCTCCGCGCTCGCGAGGCATCGGCCACGAGTTCCGCCGGATCGCCCGGCCGGCGCGGCGCCAGGCGCACGGGAATCTCGCGCCCGCTGACGCGGCGGCAGACGTCGACAACTTGCCGCACGCTGTGCCCGCGGCCGGTTCCCAGGTTCAGAAGCAGCTTCTGACCGGGGCTGAGTCGTTCGATGGCTTTCAAATGCGCCGCGCCAAGATCGTCGACGTGGATGTAATCGCGAATGCAGGTTCCATCGGGCGTGGGATAATCGTCGCCAAAAATCGTGATCGCCTCGCGCTGCCCGAGCGCCACGCTCAGCACCAGCGGAATGAGGCGCGACTTCGAACGATCGACTTCTCCCAGGTCGCCGTCGGGGCTGGCGCCGGCCGCGTTGAAGTAACGGAGCGCCGCGAAGCCGAAATCGTAAGCGTGCGCGTAGTCCAACAGCGCCTGCTCGATCACCAGCTTGCTGAATCCATAGGGATTGATGGGGCGTTGCGGCGTGTCCTCGGTGATGGGCACGCGATCCGGCACGCCATAGGTGGCCGTCGTGCTGGAAAAGACGATGCGTTTGACGTCCGCGGCCCGCATCGCTTCCAGCAAGGCCAGGCTGGCGACGACATTGTTCTGATAGTATTTGTGGGGCTCGGCCACGGATTCGCCCACCAGGGCAAAGGCCGCGAAATGCATCACGGCTTCGATCTGCTTGTCGCGCAAAACGGCGGTGAGCTTCGCCTGGTCGGCGACTTCGCCTTCGATGATCCGCCCCGGCAGAGCAGCCTGGCGATGGCCGCGCGAGAGATTGTCGTAACACCACACGTCGTGCCCAGCCCGCGCCAGCAGACGCGACGCATGGCTGCCGATATAGCCTGCTCCGCCGGTTACTAGTATCCTCACGCGGCCGATCCTCCGATGGACAGGTCCAGGGGCCGAGCGCAAGGCGGTGTGCCGGCGCCCCCTCTGACCTTACTTCTGTCAGGCAAAGCGTAGCATCTGCGCCGATTATGCCAAATGGCAATGGTGTGGTTGGGAAGGCGTATAGGCCGTGACTGAGCCGTGTTTCAGTCCGCACGGTGGCAATCCCGAAAGCAAAGGCAAGGGGCTCGTCCAGGGTGGCCATTAGCCCGAAACACCAGCGAGGGATGAAACACTGCTCGCGGCTCAACCGTCGCTCGCGCTTCGGGCTGGTGGAGGTGAGTGGGTGCCGTGGCCCAAGCTGGTGGCCATGCAAAGGGATTGTGATCAATTGACGGTGCTGCTTCGCATGCTCGCGCAAGCGTGAGCACTGGCACTCGGCACCCAGCGTTCCGGTTTCTGGTGCACGCAGTGCACCCTACACAGCATGGCTCCTTCCAAACGAAAACTGTTGCGGGCCGCGGCCAAGGGTGTGCCGGCTTCCGAACATCCGTGGGTCGAAGCTTTCGCCGGCTATTTGCAGAGCGAATGTCACCTGGCGGCCAACTCCGTGGCCGCTTATCGCCGCGACCTGCGACGATTCTACGACTGGCTGGGCAAGCGCAACGTGGCCAGGCTGTCGATCCAGGAGCTGGCCGAATACGCCGGCTGGTTGCACGACCAGCAATTGGCCCCCGCATCGCTCGCGCGGCATCTGGTCTCGCTCAAGCTTTTTTTCCGGTATCTGCAATTGGAAGGAGCCCTGACCGAGAACCTGGCCGAGTTGCTCGGCAGTCAAAAGCTGTGGCAGCGCGTGCCCGAGGTGCTGTCGCCGACGATCGTCGAGAAGATGTTAGAGGGCCCGGTGGCCGGACAGCCGTGCTGGCGGCGCGATCGCGCCATGCTCGAGTTGCTGTACGCGAGCGGATGCCGGGCCTCGGAGCTGTCGGGCATGCAGCTGCGCGACATGCACCTCGACGAAGGGCATTGCTTGTGCCACGGCAAGGGAGACAAGCAGCGCCTGGTGCCGCTGGGGCGGCGGGCCATCGACGCGGTGCGGCAATATCTCGAACACGAGCGGCCGACGCTCGCGGCGTTTTCCATCCTGCCGCCGCCGTGGCTCTTATTGTCGCGGCGCGGCCAGCAATTGCGCCGTGAGCGCATCTGGGAACTGGTCAAACGATACGCCGTCGCGGCAGGCGCGCCGGAATCGGTCAGCCCACACACATTGCGGCACACGTTCGCCACGCACTTGCTGTCGGGCGGGGCCGATCTGCGCCAGGTGCAAGAGATGCTCGGACACGCCAGCATCGCCACGACGCAGATCTACACGCACGTGGATCCCACGCGGCTGAAGGCGGTCCACAAGCAATTTCATCCGCGCGGATAGCGCGTTAGCACTTAGTCGCGCCCCGTGCACAACCGAAGAAGCGCCGAGCGAGCTCGGCGGTTAAGTACGAGGAACGAATCGTTTTCATTAGCCGCCGGGCTTGCCCGGCGTTTGCGCGGCGGCGCTACTGCTTGGCCCACACGGTGCTCGCGTAACGATCTTTGAGCAGTTGCGTGGCTTGCAAAGCGCGCTCCGGCTTGCCCAGCTCGTTCCACAGCCGGGCCAGGTTGGAGAGCGCCTCGGCATGGGCTTCGCGGTTGCTGGGATATAACAGATCGACGTGCAGATACGCCAACAAGGCGTCTTTCGTAGCCCCTTCTTTTTGCCGGTAGCAATTGCCCAACGTGAGATACGCGCGGGCGTTGAGTTCGTTGTCTTCCGGATCGGCGTTATCGATCACCGCTTGCACGGCGGCGATGGCCGGGTCGGGTTGACCGGTGGCGGCCAGGCACGTGGCCTTGCCCAGCTGCGCGGCGAGCTTCAGACTTGCGGCCGGCCCTTTCTCATCGCCGGTCAGCTTCAGCACCGCATCGAAGGTGGCGAGCGCCTCGGGATATTTCTTTTGCGCCACGAGAATGCGCCCCTTGGCGACGCCGCCGCGCATTTTGTATTCGGGCCAGGGAGCACGCTCGACGGTCGCGTATTGTTCGAAGGCCAGTTCCGGACGCCCGATCGCCGCGAACAAATCGCCCAGCGTCTCGGCGGCGACCAGGAAGTGATAGTTGGTCGGATTCTCTTTGACGAACTGGCGCATTTCGCTGCCGGCCTTGGGAATATCGCCCGAGCCTGCCAGCGCCAGGCGGGCGTGGCAGAAGGCGCGGTAAAACTGCAGATCGTGTTTGATCTCGGGGCGATTGACCTTGGCGGGGTCGATCTTGTCGAGCGACTTGAGCGCGCCTTCGTAGTTGCCGTTCGAGGATTCGCTGCGCGCGAGCTTGAGTTCCGGCGGTTCGCCGTCGTAACTGATCGAGTCGATCTCGTTGACCGGAATCTGCTTCTTCTGGCCTGCCGCCATATCGAGCGCAACTTCCGTGGACGTCATCAAGCTGATCGACCCTTTGGCCGTTCCGCTGGGACGCATGCGCACGGTGTCATCGCCCGCCCGCGCTTGCGCGCCAACGACGAGCAACAGGAAAACAGCGACGAGCATTCGAGGCGAGGTACGGGAGAAGTGTTTCGTTTTCATGCGATCGTAGAAACGCAAGTTGATGGTGATCACTTGGCGGCGGCGGCAGCGTCGGTTTGCGGCTTGGCCGTGGCCGGTTCGGTTTTGTGTGGGATACCGGTCTCAGGCTGGCCTGCTTCTTTTTGAATGCGGCGCAGCAGCTTGTCGTATTTCTTGGGCCACTCGCCGCCGCCCAGGTCGGGGTGCAGCTGGGCGATCAAGAGCACGGCCGACTCGGCCTTCTTCAGCGAAGCGGCTTTTTCCGAGCCGCTCTGCTGCTGCGCGTGCAACAAGTAGCACTTGGCCTGGTTGTAGCTGGCTTCGTGAAAGACGTCCTGGAATTTCTTGTCGCGGCGCGTGAGGGCGGCCAGCCGGGTCCAACCCCACAGCACGTTATACTCTTGCCCCTTGGCATCTTTCTCTTTACGGCCGCCACCGATGGCCAGGGCGTACGTCGCGGGGTTCTCGCGTCCCCAGTCCTGGTAGGTGTAGGCCGCTTCGCGCTGCGCGTCGAGCAGCATCGGCTTCTTCTTCAGCACATCGGTCAAGAGGTCGATGGCCTCCTTGAAGTGGCCGCCGCGGCGCTGACTTTTCGCCATGCGCACCTCGACGGCCATCGCCGCGTCGGGGCCGGCGAACTCGGAGTCGGCCTTGATCAAGTCCAGGATTTTGCGATCGGCCGCGGCCGATTTCTCGAAGTACCTGGCCGCGCTCGGCGAAACGGAGTCGTCATCCGCTTCGTGGGCCGTGCCCAGGCGCGAATACGTCTCGGCCACCCAATTGAGCGAATTGAAGTTGTTGCCCGATTTCTTCTCGGCGACCTGGGTCAGGAATGCGTCTAAGCCATTGGAGACGGCTTGCAGGTCGTCGGTGCGATTTTCCTTGCGCAGCGCCGCGACGTGATTCTCGAGCTCCCGTCCCAGGCTGCGATAGATCTCGATCAGCATCTGGTTGCTTTTGTCGTCGCCGTTTTGGGCCACGGCAGCTTCCAGCGCGGCCATCACCTTTTCGGCTTTGTCGAGCTGTTTCGTGGCGGCGTAGGCTCGCAGCGCCGCCTTGCAGGTTTCGATGGCGAAGGTACCCTCGGCCGTCAGCGGATTCTTGGCTTCGACGAGCGTCAGTGGCCCGATCTTCGGATCTTCGAGCAATTTCACCGCTTGATCCGCGCGGTTGGTTTCGACGTAGATCTGCGCCAG from the Pirellulales bacterium genome contains:
- a CDS encoding sulfotransferase; the encoded protein is MTQSPASDPQPPKKPAKARDWMPMFWDGMNFPAWTRLLIKNRFRLGWQWWYMLPMVTAFSLFHSAYRAWQWILVNWWIKEKFEYQPLFILGHWRSGTTLLHELLVLDKRHTYPTTYECFAPNHFVITESLGTKLLAYMVPTRRPMDNMAAGWQRPQEDEFALCNLGLPSPYLTIAFPNEPPQDQEYWTLEHVPRADVERWKRVFRRFLQYINVRTKTPQRIVLKSPPHTGRVKVLLEMFPDAKFVHIVRDPFVIFPSTVHLWKTLYSTQGMQKARFEGLEEYVLANLTRMYERFEIDRELIPQGNFCELRYETLVADPVAGIKEVYEKLGLGGFDQVLPALQDYVASTKGYETNKYRDLAPELREAISQRWRGYIEKYGYARDIAAGAPR
- a CDS encoding helix-hairpin-helix domain-containing protein, whose product is MSPRAKPPEPRWLLRRADQAVVAGLVAVALVAMGLWWAGQGGLRGRLVEFERLPARTAQFQVDINSAAWPELSQLPGIGEALARRIVESREQEGPFADHQELRRVRGIGPRTLERITPFLRPMPETANVAGP
- a CDS encoding APC family permease, with amino-acid sequence MDHLPTSADAPHDELIRDFGLAKATALNMSNMIGIGPFITMNLILGAMGGPQAILGWIVGVLLAICDGMVWSELSAAMPGSGGSYLYLRECFGRERWGRFMAFMFIWQFLLSGPLEIASGAIGLSKYAAYPLVHFGWVEGARPNDDALGSDEESAAAIEAGVPEAWSSKAIAERAIAFGVSAVAVMLLYRRITAIGRLTLFLWLAMLGTVLFMIVSGLMHFDKNLIVPFPENAFHVDGKFLFGLGTAMGIAMYDYLGYYDVCYIGDEVQHPEKNIPRSIMISVVAVAVIYMTMNISFIGVIPWQEVGDTVATTFVEKLYGPGAACLITLFVALTAFASIFAMFLGYSRIPYAAARDGTFFSYFDHLHPKQKFPDRSLLVVGVITMLASLWTLEDVINAILACRILVQFVGQNAGLMHYRRTHSQRAMPFRMWLYPLPCWIAFAGWMFIFGSKLVGQIANPWYKQEALLGLLVIAAGAGIFLVWSARARQWPFTRSQT
- a CDS encoding response regulator transcription factor produces the protein MSIRLLIADDHLVVRTGLKSLVATTDIEIVGEASTGGECVRLVQELNPDVVLLDIRMPDGDGLNALSRLKLDRPQMPVLVFSTYDNPTYVARAVALGANGYVSKGATKDELLLAIHTVARGENAWTRDELRRVTGALATPRLASDIDVPLTQRESEVLRQLSYGLTNKEIAQSLQISYETVKEHVQHILRKLGVSDRTQAAVWAVRKGLV
- a CDS encoding MFS transporter, with translation MKPRTGPIFALCVLFAINMMNFFDRLIIGAVGEDIRDAWKISDTDLGNLGTAFILLYAAIGIPLGRIADRGNRSRILTVGVFFWSLLTAACGLARNFWQMVVLRLAVGVGEATCAPASSSLIGDLFPANRRAKAMGFFMLGLPLGNAASFAVSGYMAANYGWQSAFFVAFIPGLLCAAAALMITEPVRGQAEEHAVSTRRREGSPYWLVLSIPTMCWIIASGALHNFNMYAIGGFLKSFLVRYHELDKASAGNVATVVYGLVGVPGLFLGGWLGDRLYKTRINGRLLVAATALGLSVPLIYFALEQPTGQVLLFSVLFGFGCGLMYTYYSTVYSTVQDVIEPSLRGTAMALYFCAMYALGGALGPVGFGKLSQHFTTQAALDAGVSLAGKTKVEIFDALAPFAGQGIHQAMYVMPLVNLVLAVVLFLGTRTVAADAERLQKWMREAAEEDAAERELQRTGA
- the galE gene encoding UDP-glucose 4-epimerase GalE, which gives rise to MRILVTGGAGYIGSHASRLLARAGHDVWCYDNLSRGHRQAALPGRIIEGEVADQAKLTAVLRDKQIEAVMHFAAFALVGESVAEPHKYYQNNVVASLALLEAMRAADVKRIVFSSTTATYGVPDRVPITEDTPQRPINPYGFSKLVIEQALLDYAHAYDFGFAALRYFNAAGASPDGDLGEVDRSKSRLIPLVLSVALGQREAITIFGDDYPTPDGTCIRDYIHVDDLGAAHLKAIERLSPGQKLLLNLGTGRGHSVRQVVDVCRRVSGREIPVRLAPRRPGDPAELVADASRARSVLDWQPRYPELEQIVETAWRWHSTHPQGFAAP
- the xerD gene encoding site-specific tyrosine recombinase XerD, with product MAPSKRKLLRAAAKGVPASEHPWVEAFAGYLQSECHLAANSVAAYRRDLRRFYDWLGKRNVARLSIQELAEYAGWLHDQQLAPASLARHLVSLKLFFRYLQLEGALTENLAELLGSQKLWQRVPEVLSPTIVEKMLEGPVAGQPCWRRDRAMLELLYASGCRASELSGMQLRDMHLDEGHCLCHGKGDKQRLVPLGRRAIDAVRQYLEHERPTLAAFSILPPPWLLLSRRGQQLRRERIWELVKRYAVAAGAPESVSPHTLRHTFATHLLSGGADLRQVQEMLGHASIATTQIYTHVDPTRLKAVHKQFHPRG
- a CDS encoding tetratricopeptide repeat protein, whose protein sequence is MLVAVFLLLVVGAQARAGDDTVRMRPSGTAKGSISLMTSTEVALDMAAGQKKQIPVNEIDSISYDGEPPELKLARSESSNGNYEGALKSLDKIDPAKVNRPEIKHDLQFYRAFCHARLALAGSGDIPKAGSEMRQFVKENPTNYHFLVAAETLGDLFAAIGRPELAFEQYATVERAPWPEYKMRGGVAKGRILVAQKKYPEALATFDAVLKLTGDEKGPAASLKLAAQLGKATCLAATGQPDPAIAAVQAVIDNADPEDNELNARAYLTLGNCYRQKEGATKDALLAYLHVDLLYPSNREAHAEALSNLARLWNELGKPERALQATQLLKDRYASTVWAKQ